A single window of Luteipulveratus halotolerans DNA harbors:
- a CDS encoding MerR family transcriptional regulator produces MQIGEAARATRTSARSLRHYEAVGLIEPGRLANGFRDYCTSTLERVETIRFLLDAGLPVRLVAAALTRDATDGPAYHDDFLAEVIRFRDRIERRIERLVDQRGARRVRTSRVRSGLTLPPV; encoded by the coding sequence ATGCAGATCGGCGAGGCAGCCAGGGCGACGCGAACCAGCGCACGGTCGCTGAGGCACTACGAGGCCGTCGGTCTGATCGAGCCCGGTCGGCTCGCCAACGGGTTCCGCGACTACTGCACCTCGACCCTCGAACGCGTCGAGACGATCCGGTTCCTGCTCGACGCCGGCCTGCCGGTGCGTCTGGTCGCGGCGGCCCTCACCCGGGACGCGACGGACGGTCCGGCGTACCACGACGACTTCCTCGCCGAGGTCATCCGCTTCCGCGACCGCATCGAGCGCCGTATCGAACGCCTCGTCGACCAACGAGGCGCTCGACGAGTTCGTACGTCACGGGTCCGCTCGGGCTTGACCCTGCCACCCGTGTGA
- a CDS encoding DUF4442 domain-containing protein, with translation MSTQSRFGSRKHLSPGVLARVMNYWPPLLGTGIRVQEIADDWTYARVKLPLTRLNRNQHGTAFGGSIGAMSDAFYALLLMHQLGKDYKVWDQAAQIDYVNPGIGTIYAQFEMPPSVVEQIRATCDRGEKVLHWFETDLTLRDGTVVARVRRQVYARKKREAMAA, from the coding sequence ATGAGTACGCAGTCGAGGTTCGGCTCGCGCAAGCACCTCAGCCCCGGTGTGCTGGCCCGGGTCATGAACTACTGGCCGCCGCTGCTCGGCACCGGGATCCGGGTGCAGGAGATCGCCGACGACTGGACCTACGCGCGGGTCAAGCTGCCGCTGACCCGCCTCAACCGCAACCAGCACGGCACGGCGTTCGGCGGGTCGATCGGCGCGATGTCCGATGCGTTCTACGCACTGCTGCTGATGCACCAGCTCGGCAAGGACTACAAGGTCTGGGACCAGGCCGCGCAGATCGACTACGTCAACCCGGGCATCGGCACGATCTACGCACAGTTCGAGATGCCGCCGAGCGTCGTGGAGCAGATCCGGGCGACCTGCGACCGGGGCGAGAAGGTGCTGCACTGGTTCGAGACCGACCTGACGTTGCGTGACGGCACCGTCGTCGCGCGCGTACGACGGCAGGTCTACGCCCGCAAGAAACGCGAGGCGATGGCCGCCTGA